GGCTTTGACGACTTGAAACTGCATTCCATTATTGCCATTACCGATACGGAAAACGATGCCTCCTGGAAACTGCTTGAAAAGAACAACTTTGTAAGAGAAGGTCATTTCAGGGAAGACACTTATTGGAACGGACGTTTTTCAGACAGTTATATTTATGCATTACGCAATAAATCATAAACAAAAAACCATCATAAGTATATGATGGTTTTTTTATGGATATTGTTTCTTTTGTTATTGTACTGCTAACTGTGCATTGATATTACCATAGCCGAAATTAGCATTTTTAGTCGGATAGAAACTGGAAGACTGTTTCATTTTATTCAGTACCTGATCTCTTGTCCAGCCCGGGTTTTTAGCCCAGACCAAAGCCGCGATACCCGCTGTAGTTGCTGTTGCTACCGAAGAACCGCCCACATAATTAGCCTGATTGTTATAATAGCTCAATACCGGAACATTGTTGTTTGTTCCTGTTCGTTCCATTACAATGGTAAAATCGATTTTACCACCTTTATGACACACATCACACTCCTGAACCGTTTGCCCTTCTTTCACTCCGGTTACGGCAACTGCTTCATTCATGGAAGCCGGGAAAATAACGCCTGCAAAATTGGTAAAACTCGTGGAAGTTCCTCCGGCACAGAAAATAAGTTTGCCTTTGCCATAGGCATATTTCACACCGTCTTCAATTTTTCCAATGGAAATAATATGCCCCATAGACATGGAAATGATTTTCACATTACTGTTATTGCCTAATGCTGTAAAGGCTAATTTCACGCCTTCCTGCTCATGATAACCGTCCAGGACCACATTCGATGCCGCGCGGTACACGATCAGGCTGGAATTATAGGCTACACCCACCGGTAAACCACTGTTGTTTCTGGGTGCTGTGGCAACAGAGGCCATACTGGTTCCGTGACCACACTGATCGTCCGGACCGTCAAATCCTGTAGACCATGGCCAAACCGAATCCACATAAACGCCAAAACGCTGTACTGTTCTTCCGGAAGAATAGCCGGTATTAAAGCTGCTGCCCATTAAAGTCTGCTGTGGCGACAATCCGGTATCCACCACACCAATGGTAACACCACTTCCGGTACTGTAACTCCAGGCACCCGGAATATTGTGTTTGTAAAAATTCCACGGCACTCTTGCATTGGGAGCAATCGTAGTATAATCGGCTGTAGCGATCGTAGCCGAAGCAAATCCGCATCCGGAACTGGAACTCACTTCTGCGCCATAAACCGGACGTTCCTGTGCCGCATCAAAATAACGGTAATTCGCCGGTTCGATATAGCGTATATTCGCTTCTTTTAGTAAAGCCTCCAGTGTTTCTCTTTTTTTGATAACCACATCAATCTGGTTCAGATCGGCATCTTCTTTAATAATTGTTTCCCGCTCCGAACGTTTTTCAGAGTCCAGAATAATATTTTTTAAACGTGTTTTGATCTCTTTTCCTTTTTTGGAGGTCTGTCCGACGAAATCATCGGCATTTTCGCCAAAACCAATGGTAACCATATTATCGCCTCTGATTATAGCACTCCACAATAACTGATAGCCGCCATCTTTCCAGTGGAAGCTTCCTTTGGTACTGCTGATGGCATCAATCCGGGAATTGATCACTGCCCTCGACAGCGTGTCTTTTTGAAAGGTTAGCAAACTTTCGTCCTGTGCTGTAGAACTGGTTTCGTCCCTGGAACAGGCGGTAAAAATGATCATGCCTAATAAAGCTAACTTAAAATAGTTTTTTTTCATTATTCATTAGATTTAAGGGTTACATTTTCTAAAAATAACAATAATTTTAACACAAACACTATTGAAATGTAACAATTTTTACCAAAAAAGCATCTTAATCCAATAAAAGCTCGCGCTTTGTGAGGTTTCAACAGGCGGCACTCCTAAAATAATGCTACCTTTAACCAAAATTCGAAACCATGAAAAAACTATTCCTTTTTCTTGTATTATGCATCGTTCAGACCGGTTTTTCGCAGGATAATCCCACGACCTACTTTTTGATCCGGCATGCCGAAAAGGTCGATAATTCCAAAGATCCGGATTTATCGGAAGCCGGCAGGGAAAGAGCATTGGCCTGGCGTGCTATTTTTTCGGATATTCCGTTTAACGCCGTGTACAGTTCTGATTTTAAACGAACCAGACAGACGGCCGCACCAACGGCGGAAAAGAACAAAACGACCATCCGGGTATACGACCACAAGAACGTGGACATTGAAAAGTTTAAACAGGAAACAAAAGGCAAAACCGTTTTAGTTGTCGGCCACAGCAATTCCATACCCAATTTTGTAAACCTGCTGATCGGGGAGCAAAAATATACGGAAATTGACGAAACCATTTTTGGCAACCTTTATATGGTAACCTTGTTAAACGGTAAGGTAACACATTCCCTTCTGAAATTATAAAAAAGAAGAAGACTGCCGTATGGCAGTCTTCTTGATCAAAAAACCAACTATTATATCCCGGATATTAGAACTTCATTCCAACCCCTAATCCCAATATCCAAGGATTAATTTTTACATCTGCCGGAATACTCAGCCCTGGTGCCAGGTTTGAAGCATCAACCGTTACGTCCGTTTTCAGGAACAAACGTTTTACATCGGCATTTATGAAGAAAGTATCATCAAGCATCAGGTCAAAACCAGCCTGAACCGCATACCCTAATGCATTATCATATTTTACATCTTTTACAGTATTTCCTTCTTTTACATCATAGAAGAACGTATAGTTCAATCCTGCTCCTACATAAGGTTTGAATACTTTTTCGCCCAATGGGAAAAAGTGATACTGAACAGTCAAAGTAGGTGGCAGTAAACGAACAGAACCCAAATCGACATCTGCTTTAGTCGGACCGCCAACAGCTGAAATATCCGAACCTACTGTATGTACATCGTGTTTTGTAGTTCCTAAAATCAATTCTACAGCAATATTTTTAGTAAAGAAATATGAGAAATCCAGCTCCGGAACGATCGTATTGGAAAGCGAAACATCCCCTCCGATAATACCAATATCTGCACTTTCATTTGGCACTACTCCGATACCTCTAAGTCTAACCTGCCATTTTTTAAAATCTTGCTGTGTGTTTTCTTTTTCCTGTGCCTGCATAAAGTTTACACCAAGAAAAGTAAAGATAA
This region of Flavobacterium inviolabile genomic DNA includes:
- a CDS encoding S8 family peptidase; protein product: MKKNYFKLALLGMIIFTACSRDETSSTAQDESLLTFQKDTLSRAVINSRIDAISSTKGSFHWKDGGYQLLWSAIIRGDNMVTIGFGENADDFVGQTSKKGKEIKTRLKNIILDSEKRSERETIIKEDADLNQIDVVIKKRETLEALLKEANIRYIEPANYRYFDAAQERPVYGAEVSSSSGCGFASATIATADYTTIAPNARVPWNFYKHNIPGAWSYSTGSGVTIGVVDTGLSPQQTLMGSSFNTGYSSGRTVQRFGVYVDSVWPWSTGFDGPDDQCGHGTSMASVATAPRNNSGLPVGVAYNSSLIVYRAASNVVLDGYHEQEGVKLAFTALGNNSNVKIISMSMGHIISIGKIEDGVKYAYGKGKLIFCAGGTSTSFTNFAGVIFPASMNEAVAVTGVKEGQTVQECDVCHKGGKIDFTIVMERTGTNNNVPVLSYYNNQANYVGGSSVATATTAGIAALVWAKNPGWTRDQVLNKMKQSSSFYPTKNANFGYGNINAQLAVQ
- a CDS encoding OmpW/AlkL family protein; this encodes MKKITFLAIIFTFLGVNFMQAQEKENTQQDFKKWQVRLRGIGVVPNESADIGIIGGDVSLSNTIVPELDFSYFFTKNIAVELILGTTKHDVHTVGSDISAVGGPTKADVDLGSVRLLPPTLTVQYHFFPLGEKVFKPYVGAGLNYTFFYDVKEGNTVKDVKYDNALGYAVQAGFDLMLDDTFFINADVKRLFLKTDVTVDASNLAPGLSIPADVKINPWILGLGVGMKF
- a CDS encoding phosphoglycerate mutase family protein is translated as MKKLFLFLVLCIVQTGFSQDNPTTYFLIRHAEKVDNSKDPDLSEAGRERALAWRAIFSDIPFNAVYSSDFKRTRQTAAPTAEKNKTTIRVYDHKNVDIEKFKQETKGKTVLVVGHSNSIPNFVNLLIGEQKYTEIDETIFGNLYMVTLLNGKVTHSLLKL